TACACTCTGAGCCGCACTTCGGAGCGCCCATGATTCTCTGCGCGAACCCGAAAGCGCAGTATCTTGCGCACCGGGACGAGATCGATACGGCGATCCGCCTAGCGCTCGAAAGCGGCCGCTATATCCTCGGTGAACAGGTGGCCGCATTCGAGGCAGAATTTGCCGCCTATCTCGGCGCGGCCTATGCGGTCGGCTGCGGCAGCGGCACGGAGGCGCTGCGGCTCGCCCTCGGCGCGCTCGGGATCGGCCCTGGCGATGAGGTCATTACGGTCTCCCATACTGCGGTCGCCACCGTCGCCGCGATCGAGCTGGCGGGCGCAACGCCCGTGCTCGTCGATATTGACCCCCAGTTCTATACGCTTGACCCGGCGCGGCTGGAGGCGGCGATCACGCCGCGAACGAAAGCGATCATGCCGGTGCATCTCTACGGCCAGCCGGCCGACATGACCGCCATCGCCGCGGTCGCGCGCCGCTATGGCTTGCGGGTCATCGAAGACTGTGCCCAAGCCCATGGCGCCTGCTGGGGAGGCCGTCGGGTGGGAGGGCTCGGCGACGCCGCCTGCTTCAGCTTCTATCCGACCAAAAACCTCGGCGCGCTCGGCGATGGCGGCATGCTCGTGACCAACGACGAGGAGATCGCGAAGGAAGCGCGGCTGTTGCGCGAATACGGGTGGGCCGACCGGTATGTCTCGCACCGCGCGGGGTGGAACAGCCGCCTCGACGAACTGCAGGCGGCGATCCTCCGCGTCAAGCTGCGCTACCTCGACGCCGATAACCTCCGCCGCCGCGCCATCGCCGACCGCTACGACCGTGAGCTGGCCGACCTCGGCGTCGCGCTCCCGGCTCGGCGCCCCGGCGCCGCTCACGTCTTTCATCTCTATGTCATTCGTCACCCGGAGCGGGATCGCCTGCTCGAGTTCTGCCGTCGTCACGGCATCGCGCCGGGCGTCCATTATCCGGTGCCGGTGCATCTCCAGCCGGCGTACCGCGGGCGTCTCCCCGGCGCGGATCAACTGCCGGAGACGGAGCGCGCCGCCCGGGAAGTACTCTCTCTGCCGATGTACCCGGAACTGACGGAGGACGAAGTGGCGAGCGTAATCGCGACGGTGCGCGCCTTCGCCGCAGAGCTGCGATGACTTTCGCGGGCAAGCGCGTTCTGATCACGGGGGGGCTCGGCTTCATCGGCGCCAACCTCGCTATGCGGCTCGTCGAGCTTGGCGCCGAGGTGACCGCGGTCGACTCGCTTATTCCGCAGTACGGCGGCAATCTGTTCAACGTCGACCCGATTAAAGACCGGATCCGAGTGAACATCTCGGACGTTCGCGATGAATACAGCATGGCCTATTTGGTCCAGGGCCAGCACTACCTGTTTAACCTCGCCGGCCAGACCAGTCACCTCGACTCGATGCTCGACCCCTACACCGACCTAGAGATCAACTGTCGCGCGCAGCTCTCCATCCTCGAGGCGTGCCGCAAGCACAATCCCGAGGTTAAGATCGTGTTCGCCAGCACGCGCCAGATTTACGGGAAGCCGGAGTATCTCCCCGTCGACGAGCGCCATCCGCTCCGTCCGGTCGATGTCAACGGCATCAACAAGATGGCCGGCGAGTGGTATCACATCCTCTACAACAATGTCTACGGTCTCCGCGCTACCTCGCTGCGGCTGACCAACACCTACGGCCCGC
The DNA window shown above is from Dehalococcoidia bacterium and carries:
- a CDS encoding DegT/DnrJ/EryC1/StrS family aminotransferase; its protein translation is MILCANPKAQYLAHRDEIDTAIRLALESGRYILGEQVAAFEAEFAAYLGAAYAVGCGSGTEALRLALGALGIGPGDEVITVSHTAVATVAAIELAGATPVLVDIDPQFYTLDPARLEAAITPRTKAIMPVHLYGQPADMTAIAAVARRYGLRVIEDCAQAHGACWGGRRVGGLGDAACFSFYPTKNLGALGDGGMLVTNDEEIAKEARLLREYGWADRYVSHRAGWNSRLDELQAAILRVKLRYLDADNLRRRAIADRYDRELADLGVALPARRPGAAHVFHLYVIRHPERDRLLEFCRRHGIAPGVHYPVPVHLQPAYRGRLPGADQLPETERAAREVLSLPMYPELTEDEVASVIATVRAFAAELR
- a CDS encoding NAD-dependent epimerase/dehydratase family protein, with translation MTFAGKRVLITGGLGFIGANLAMRLVELGAEVTAVDSLIPQYGGNLFNVDPIKDRIRVNISDVRDEYSMAYLVQGQHYLFNLAGQTSHLDSMLDPYTDLEINCRAQLSILEACRKHNPEVKIVFASTRQIYGKPEYLPVDERHPLRPVDVNGINKMAGEWYHILYNNVYGLRATSLRLTNTYGPRMRIKDARQTFLGIWIRRLIEGQPIEVFGDGEQLRDFNYVDDVVDALLLAAEREEANGGVFNLGAGDWLSLKALAALLIRLNGAGEYRIVPFPEDRKVIDIGDYYADFRRVKQALGWSPKVPLEEGLRRTLAYYHQHWRHYV